The segment ATGGAAACTTTTCAATTCTTTGTTTTAGTTACTTTAAGCTTTTTTTGATGGATTCCTGACACATGTAATTCAAAGAGTTCAGATTAACAATGTGAAAAAGTAcaagtataaaagaaagaaagttaagataattttttaaaaaagacttcccaggtggctcaatggtaaaagaatctgcctgccaatgcaggagatgcaggaaatgcagatttgatccttgggctgggaagatcccctggaggaggaaatggcaaccaggtccagtgttcttgcctgggaaatcccgtgggcaaaggagactggtgggctacagtccacgggggtcacaaaagagtaggacatggcttagtgactaaacaacaaaataaatggataTACAGGTATTAGTTTTCCAAGGATCCTAAAATGgacttaaaaatgaatacatgatATAAGGGCAATGGCaataaagagaaaaggcaaagaattaTCAAGTAAGATAAGATATAAAGTAAATAACGACTGCTTGGAAGACCAAAGGAATATTGATAAACTATATAAGAATCTATAAAAATCAGAGTTATTTGCAGTACATTCTTGAGAATAagccttagttcctctttgttgaAATGGGTATGAATTCTAAACCTGTTGATGCAAATCCTTCATTTCTTTATAAGAGAATATAGTCATATACAAAGCATTTTCCAAACTTAAATTTAGCTTGCAATTCATTAAAATGCAACAGGAATAGTCATGCCAGGAGAAGGAATGGGAAGAACCTGGCTAGTCACATGTGGAAATAAGAAAGTATCTGTAAGAACATAGGGATTAGATGACCTGGAACATAGTACAAAAACGAGTCAAAAGGTAAACCTTGTGATGCCCAGCCAACACTGTCCAGATAGAAGTCCTGACCTAAGGATCTTATTTTTCCAGTGTGATGGTAGGCATATCCTAGTGTGGGGACATAGTCATTAAATATCAAAATCTGATATGATTAAGTGTTTGTATAATCCAGCTAACTCTTCTTGCTCTGATTCTCTGCTCATTATTGTTTATATCACTGTTTAACTTCCCAGAAAATTTCCTACAGTTGTGAGTTACATTTATGTGGAAGTTCAGGCCACTTAACTGATTTTTCTATGACAAATTAATAAATAGGCATCTTgatgtatatatttccatgtaGTATTGCTTTACTAGGTGTCAATTGGCAATCCTTTATATAACCCACTCTGACACTGAAGAGACAATTTTGAagtttcggttcagttcagttgctcagtagtgtctgattctttgactccatggactgcagcacaccagacttccctgtccatcaccgactcccgagcttgctcaaactcatgtccattgagtctgtgatgccaaccaaccatctcatcctctgtctagaagtctgctgctgctgctgctaagtcgcttcagtcgtgtccgactctgtgaccccatagatggcagcccagcaggctccatcatccctggtattctccaggcaagaacactggagtggtttgccatttccttctccaaggcatgaaagtgaaagtgaagtcgctcagtcgtgtccgactcttagtgaccccatggactgtgtagaagTCCAGACCATAGTAAATCCATCAGAtaatgtctcctgagaaacaagCAATtggccttctccagaagaaactTTTTACCACACCATATACTTCCTCCAACCATAGTCAGTGACATGGTTTCtcagttaacatttttaaaagaatcatatttTGATCTGGGTCATCTGAATGTGAATACAGTACTTGGAATGTCCCAATATTAATAATAGAAGTATAATATCACTCCAACTCAGTAAAGAGACTTTATAATACTTTGGGCATTTAAGAAATCCTTCTGTAAATAATAAATTGACTGCATACTTTCTTCATTgccactttcatttctttgttcctcAATGTATAGATGACTGAATTTAAAAAAGGGGTGAGAACTGTATCAAAAACAACAAGGAATTTGTCTAGGTGTGACGTGGAGTGAGGCCAGATGTAAACAAAGATGCAAGGACCGAAGAACAAAATCACCACCATGACATGAGTTGACAAAGTGGAGAGGGCCTTAGATGAGCTACCTGAAGAGTGTTTCCGAACAGTGATGAGGATAAAAATGTAGGAGACAATCAATATGAAGAATGATCCCAGGGATATGAATCCACTGTTGGCTGTgaccatggactctagcctgaaGGTGTCTGTGCAGGCAAGTTTGATGAACCGAGGAAAGTCACAGTAAAAGCTATCAATTATATTAGGGCCACAGATAGGCAATTTTACAACAAAACCCAGTTGAACCACAGAGTGAATAAAGCCAATTATCCATGCAGCCACAAGAAGCAGAAGACACATTTTTCTGCTCATAATAGTGAAATAGTGGAGAGGCTTACATATGGCAACATATCTGTCAAAGGCCATGGCGATAAGAAGCACCATCTCCACACTACCAATGATATGGATGAAGAAGATTTGTGCGATGCAGCCTCCGAAGGAGATGactttatgttttctaaaaatgtcGTAAATCATCTTGGGAGAAATTACAGAAGAAACTCCCAGGTCAGTGATGGAGAGGTTGGCTAACAGAAAGTACATGGGGGAGTGTAAGTGAGGGTTCCTCATCACAGTGAGAACAATGAGGGAGTTTCCTAGCATGCTGGCCATGTAAAAGACGGAAGAGAACATGAAAAGGAGAAGTTGGAtctcccaggagttggtgagtCCCAGGAACACAAACTCTGACACCATGGAGTGATTCATTCCATGAACTGATATATCAGTTAGAATGTtgaaaaggaaactaaagaaaaagaaaaggaaattaaaatattaataattttttatattattaaatataataatcacTTATTCAAGGATATTTACACTCCGAAGACTATAAATCTCCTCAATTCCTTCTCAGGACCATATAATTACTAAACagcatttttcctgtggtcatctaaAGTAGTTGGGTCACTTCCATGTGCAATGTTCCTTTCACCACAGCCTCCAGGACTACTCATCTATAAATAAGAGAATAGAACAAACATGCTAAGATAGTAGATGTCCATGGTCAGACTTGGAGGGGTAGGGACGGTGGTATAGTGcaccacaaagagaaaaagaagaggtagAGATGGCCTTTGGCAGAACACacatattccatttttaaattgttcataAAGCAATCCTTCAGCCATTCAAGTTGTGTCATTTCTTAACCTCACTTCATCTCTGGCACTAATATGTGTCTTGACTCCTTTTATGTCACTACCTACAACTACATTTGCCATTTACACaaatcacttcagatatgcagatgataccacccttaagtcagaaagtgaagaggaactaaagagtctcttgatgaaggtgaaagaggagagtgaaaaaactggcttaaaacctaacattcaaaaaatgaagattgtggCACCTGGCctcatcactttgtggcaaatagatggggaaacaatggaaacagtggcagactatattttttggggctccaaaatcactgcagatgggaactgcagccatgaaatgaaaaaatacttgttccttggaaggaaagctatgaccaacctaaacagcatattaaaaagcagagacattatttgctgacaaagatctgtgtagttaactatggtttttccagtagtcatgtatggatgtgagagttggactataaagaaagctgagtgccaaagacttgatgcttttgaactgtggtgttgggtaagacttttgagagtcctttggactgcaaggagatccaagcagtccatcctaaaggcaatcagtcctgaatatcctttggaaggactgatgttgaagctgaaactccaatcctttggccatctgatgcaaagaaatgacttaatagaaaagactctgatgctgggaaaggttgatggcaggaggagaaggcaacgacagaagatgagatggttggatggcatcacctactcgatggacttgagtttgagcaaggtccgggagttggtgatggacagggaagcctggcatgctgcagtccatggggtcgcaaagactcaaacatgactgagtgactgaactaaattgaagatcatggtatctggtctcatcaggtcagttcagtctcttagtcatgtccaactctttgtgaccccatgaaccacacatgccaggcctccctgtctatcaccaattcccggagttagccaaacccatgtccactgagttggtgatgacatccaaccatctcttcctctgtcgtccccttctcctcttgcccccagtccctcccagcatcatgatcttttccagtgagtcagctcttcgcatgaggtggccaaagtattggagtttcagcttcaacatcagtccttccaatgaacacccaggactgatctcctttaggatggactgattgggtctccttgcagtccaagggactctcaagaatattctccaacaccacatttcaaaagcatcgattctttgatgctcagctttctttatagtccaactctcacatccatacatgaccactggaacaaccatagccttgactagatggacctttgttagcaaagtgatatctctgcttttcattatgctatctagtttggtcataacttttcttccaaggagtaagcatcttttaatttcatggctgcagtcatcatctgcagtgatttggagccaaaaaaaaaaaaaaaaaaaaaaaaggctgacactgtttccactgtttccccatctatttcccatgaagtgatgggaccagatgccatgatcttcgttttctgaatgttgagctttaagccaagtttttccactctcctctttccctttcatcaagaggctttttagatcctcttcactttctgccataaggtggtgtcatctgcatatctgaggttattgatattttccccagcaatcctgattccagcttgtgcttcttccagcccagcatttctcatgatgtactctgcatataagttaaacaagcagggtgacaatatacagccttgacatactccttttcctatttggagccagtctattgttccatgtctggttctaattgttgcttcctgacctgcatataggtttctcaagaggcaagtcaggtggtctggtagtcccatctcttgaagaattttccacagtttattgtgatccacatagtcaaaggctttggcatagtcaataaagcagaaatagatgtttttctggagctctcttgctttatccatgatccattggatgttggcaaattgatctctggttcctctgccgtttctgaaaccagcgtgaacatctggaagttcatggttcatgtattgctgaagcctggcttggagaattttgagcatgactttactagcatgtgagatgagtgcaattgtgtggtagtttgagcattctttggcaatgcctttctttgggatcagaatgaaatctgactttttccagtcctgtgtccactgctgagttttccaaattttctggcatattgagttcagcactttcacagcatcatcttccaggatttgaaatagctctactggaattccatcatctccactggctttgttcataatgatgctatctaaagcccacttgatttcacattccaggatgtctggctctaggtgaacgatcataccatcgtgattatcttggtcgtgaagatcttttttgtacagttctgtgtattcttgccaccttttcttaatatcttctgcttctgttaggcccataccatttctgtcctttatcaagcccatctttgcatgaaaaattcccttggtatctctaattttcttgaagagatctctagtctttcccattctgttgttttcctgtatttctttgcattgatcgctgaggaaggctttcttatctctccttgtttttctttggaactctgcattcagatgcttatatctttccttttctcctttgcttttcacttctcttcttttcacagctatctgtaaggcctccccagacagccattttgcttttttgcattacttttccatggggatggtcctgatccctgtctcctgtacaatgt is part of the Bubalus bubalis isolate 160015118507 breed Murrah chromosome 11, NDDB_SH_1, whole genome shotgun sequence genome and harbors:
- the LOC123464725 gene encoding olfactory receptor 4F3/4F16/4F29-like translates to MNHSMVSEFVFLGLTNSWEIQLLLFMFSSVFYMASMLGNSLIVLTVMRNPHLHSPMYFLLANLSITDLGVSSVISPKMIYDIFRKHKVISFGGCIAQIFFIHIIGSVEMVLLIAMAFDRYVAICKPLHYFTIMSRKMCLLLLVAAWIIGFIHSVVQLGFVVKLPICGPNIIDSFYCDFPRFIKLACTDTFRLESMVTANSGFISLGSFFILIVSYIFILITVRKHSSGSSSKALSTLSTHVMVVILFFGPCIFVYIWPHSTSHLDKFLVVFDTVLTPFLNSVIYTLRNKEMKVAMKKVCSQFIIYRRIS